In Ananas comosus cultivar F153 linkage group 10, ASM154086v1, whole genome shotgun sequence, the following proteins share a genomic window:
- the LOC109716247 gene encoding lysine-rich arabinogalactan protein 19: MIVNQSLAFIIVIISSSIFVFAGAQSPSSAPSLPPPSTPSPPLPASRNLAAPRDDPPPVTSPPPGVPNPTLPPPGAPRRRSPRPEKIARPPRKSPLASAPSVRRGAPPPTVPSRSVLRPPVAPPYGPAGGAAGACSGKYPPAGPAVAPAPAPEKGKHKKKKKKKRHGKKHAPAPAPVAPSPPAPPVAPTPPDADAAGPAPLASDLSGSNGMHGHMEITKRCIKTLLATILVLTLW; this comes from the exons ATGATTGTTAATCAGTCGCTCGCgttcatcatcgtcatcatttCCTCCTCCATTTTCGTGTTTGCAGGAGCTCAATCCCCCTCCTCCGCGCCGTCCCTTCCTCCCCCCTCcaccccttctcctcctctccccgcCTCCCGTAACCTCGCCGCCCCCCGCGACGACCCTCCCCCTGTAACCTCACCGCCTCCAGGTGTCCCCAACCCTACATTGCCGCCGCCCGGTGCGCCCCGCCGACGGTCGCCCCGTCCGGAAAAAATCGCCCGTCCGCCAAGAAAATCGCCGCTCGCCAGTGCCCCGTCCGTACGCCGCGgtgcgccgccgccgacggTCCCGAGCAGGAGCGTCCTCCGCCCGCCGGTGGCACCGCCGTATGGTCCCGCCGGTGGGGCCGCCGGCGCATGCTCCGGCAAGTACCCGCCGGCGGGGCCGGCggtggcgccggcgccggcaccGGAGAAGGGGAAgcataagaagaagaagaaaaagaagcggCACGGGAAGAAGCACGCGCCGGCGCCTGCGCCGGTGGCGCCGAGCCCGCCGGCACCGCCGGTGGCGCCGACGCCGCCCGACGCTGACGCCGCCGGACCGGCACCGCTGGCCTCTGATTTG AGTGGAAGCAATGGAATGCATGGGCACATGGAGATTACTAAGAGGTGCATTAAAACCCTATTGGCTACTATTTTGGTGTTAACACTTTGGTAA